A genomic window from Cydia amplana chromosome 3, ilCydAmpl1.1, whole genome shotgun sequence includes:
- the LOC134662369 gene encoding bestrophin-2 isoform X2 — MTVTYTGEVATCRGFGTFLKLLYRWRGSIYKLVWLDLLCFLLFYYILNLTYRLLLDEHSKRLFEGVVNYCSYHGNVIPLSFVLGFYVTVVMNRWWSQYTSIPWPDSIAVFVSATVHGQDERGRLMRRTIVRYVCLCLTMVLSMISPRVKKRFPTLDNFVEAGLLLENEKIIMENLNEKFPKPSKHWMPIVWAASIVTRARKEGRVRDDFAVKTILDELNKFRGQAGLLLSYDTISVPLVYTQVVTIAVYSYFITSALGSQWVDNKIHVSGDDRIVNIDLYFPIFSTLEFFFYMGWLKVAESLINPFGEDDDDFEVNWLIDRDLQVSYMIVDEMHHEHPELIKDQYWDEVFPSELPYTLATENAREEHPEPSTARVAVPPRQRSMVTIAPSAVKMDEMVPSHTQLHMNDDAQSGIHFMVGSRGSKRGKKEDRNSMGLGSSNSMASLQHTPITRTNSVTSMLKRLFSKEDQRQTLVPNQVQTDGVGRFTISASNPTLNKPAPGGGSMKIANEVIEEVDEQATITSMAKRPENRPTAQSVFAQGPPPPSEPVDVPSRNSYLKINGQLSSSAPTQCAAPASPAATLSTQPSFVSEPEPRLRLDSDVGPSLSAAGSQTLLDETDGDDGDSFDRLRVAREAARRDKYLQKMLARSVSAQQPVGSIEILDNEILLVELMDAQAALNSQQENKHSIEETT; from the exons atGGAGAGGAAGCATTTACAAGTTGGTGTGGCTGGATCTCCTGTGTTTTCTACTTTTTTACTACATTTTAAATTTGACTTATCGTTTGCTGCTCGATGAGCATTCAAAAAG GCTATTCGAAGGCGTGGTGAACTACTGCAGCTACCACGGCAATGTGATCCCGTTGTCGTTTGTGCTGGGTTTCTACGTCACGGTGGTCATGAACCGCTGGTGGAGCCAGTACACCTCCATACCGTGGCCTGATTCCATCGCCGTGTTCGTCTCCGCCACCGTCCATGGACAG GACGAGCGCGGGCGGCTGATGCGCCGCACGATCGTGCGCTACGTGTGCCTCTGCCTCACCATGGTGCTCAGCATGATCTCACCCCGCGTCAAGAAACGGTTCCCCACGCTAGACAACTTCGTCGAGGCCGGCCTGCTCCTCGAAAATGAGAAGATCATCATGGAAAACCTTAACGAGAAATTTCCTAAGCCTTCAAAACATTG GATGCCCATAGTGTGGGCCGCCAGCATAGTGACGAGAGCCCGAAAAGAGGGCCGAGTACGGGATGACTTCGCCGTCAAAACTATTTTAGACGAACTCAACAAGTTCAGAGGACAGGCTGGATTATTGCTCAGCTACGACACTATTAGTGTACCTCTTGTATATACTCAG GTAGTTACCATTGCCGTATACTCATACTTTATTACATCTGCCTTGGGCAGTCAGTGGGTCGACAACAAAATACACGTTTCTGGGGACGATCGTATTGTTAATATAGACCTTTATTTTCCTATATTCAGTACGCTAGAGTTCTTCTTTTATATGGGCTGGCTAAAAGTGGCCGAGTCTCTGATAAACCCCTTCGGTGAAGACGACGATGACTTCGAAGTGAACTGGTTGATAGACAGAGATTTGCAG GTTTCATACATGATTGTGGACGAAATGCACCACGAGCACCCGGAGCTGATCAAGGACCAGTATTGGGACGAGGTGTTCCCGTCCGAGCTGCCGTACACGCTGGCCACGGAGAACGCTCGCGAGGAGCACCCCGAGCCGTCGACGGCGCGCGTGGCCGTGCCGCCGCGCCAGCGCAGCATGGTCACCATCGCGCCCTCCGCAGTCAAGATGGACGAGATGGTCCCCTCGCACACC CAACTTCATATGAACGACGATGCCCAATCGGGTATCCACTTCATGGTCGGGTCCCGGGGTAGCAAGCGTGGGAAGAAGGAGGACAGGAACTCGATGGGTCTGGGCTCCAGCAACTCCATGGCGTCGCTGCAGCATACCCCCATCACGCGGACCAACTCGGTCACCTCCATGCTGAAGCGACTCTTCTCGAAGGAGGACCAGCGACAGACGCTGGTACCGAACCAAGTGCAGACCGACGGAG TGGGGCGGTTTACGATATCAGCCAGCAACCCGACGCTGAACAAGCCGGCGCCGGGCGGCGGCAGCATGAAGATCGCCAACGAGGTCATCGAGGAGGTGGACGAGCAGGCGACCATCACCAGCATGGCCAAACGGCCAGAGAACAG ACCGACAGCGCAGAGCGTGTTCGCACAGGGGCCGCCGCCCCCCAGCGAGCCGGTCGACGTGCCCTCCAGGAACTCCTACCTTAAAATCA ACGGGCAGCTGTCGTCGTCGGCGCCGACGCAGTGTGCGGCGCCGGCGAGCCCGGCCGCCACGCTGTCCACGCAGCCGTCCTTCGTGTCGGAGCCCGAGCCGCGCCTGCGCCTCGACAGCGACGTGGGGCCCTCGCTCAGCGCCGCCGGCAGTCAGACCTTAT TGGACGAGACGGACGGCGACGATGGCGACTCGTTCGACCGGCTGCGTGTGGCGCGCgaggcggcgcggcgcgacaaGTATCTGCAGAAGATGCTCGCGCGGTCCGTCAGCGCGCAGCAG ccagTTGGTAGTATAGAAATACTAGACAACGAAATTTTACTCGTCGAACTAATGGATGCGCAAGCAGCTCTAAACAGCCAGCAAGAAAACAAACACTCCATAGAGGAAACCACCTGA
- the LOC134662369 gene encoding bestrophin-2 isoform X1, giving the protein MTVTYTGEVATCRGFGTFLKLLYRWRGSIYKLVWLDLLCFLLFYYILNLTYRLLLDEHSKRLFEGVVNYCSYHGNVIPLSFVLGFYVTVVMNRWWSQYTSIPWPDSIAVFVSATVHGQDERGRLMRRTIVRYVCLCLTMVLSMISPRVKKRFPTLDNFVEAGLLLENEKIIMENLNEKFPKPSKHWMPIVWAASIVTRARKEGRVRDDFAVKTILDELNKFRGQAGLLLSYDTISVPLVYTQVVTIAVYSYFITSALGSQWVDNKIHVSGDDRIVNIDLYFPIFSTLEFFFYMGWLKVAESLINPFGEDDDDFEVNWLIDRDLQVSYMIVDEMHHEHPELIKDQYWDEVFPSELPYTLATENAREEHPEPSTARVAVPPRQRSMVTIAPSAVKMDEMVPSHTVSYKFAPPEQLHMNDDAQSGIHFMVGSRGSKRGKKEDRNSMGLGSSNSMASLQHTPITRTNSVTSMLKRLFSKEDQRQTLVPNQVQTDGVGRFTISASNPTLNKPAPGGGSMKIANEVIEEVDEQATITSMAKRPENRPTAQSVFAQGPPPPSEPVDVPSRNSYLKINGQLSSSAPTQCAAPASPAATLSTQPSFVSEPEPRLRLDSDVGPSLSAAGSQTLLDETDGDDGDSFDRLRVAREAARRDKYLQKMLARSVSAQQPVGSIEILDNEILLVELMDAQAALNSQQENKHSIEETT; this is encoded by the exons atGGAGAGGAAGCATTTACAAGTTGGTGTGGCTGGATCTCCTGTGTTTTCTACTTTTTTACTACATTTTAAATTTGACTTATCGTTTGCTGCTCGATGAGCATTCAAAAAG GCTATTCGAAGGCGTGGTGAACTACTGCAGCTACCACGGCAATGTGATCCCGTTGTCGTTTGTGCTGGGTTTCTACGTCACGGTGGTCATGAACCGCTGGTGGAGCCAGTACACCTCCATACCGTGGCCTGATTCCATCGCCGTGTTCGTCTCCGCCACCGTCCATGGACAG GACGAGCGCGGGCGGCTGATGCGCCGCACGATCGTGCGCTACGTGTGCCTCTGCCTCACCATGGTGCTCAGCATGATCTCACCCCGCGTCAAGAAACGGTTCCCCACGCTAGACAACTTCGTCGAGGCCGGCCTGCTCCTCGAAAATGAGAAGATCATCATGGAAAACCTTAACGAGAAATTTCCTAAGCCTTCAAAACATTG GATGCCCATAGTGTGGGCCGCCAGCATAGTGACGAGAGCCCGAAAAGAGGGCCGAGTACGGGATGACTTCGCCGTCAAAACTATTTTAGACGAACTCAACAAGTTCAGAGGACAGGCTGGATTATTGCTCAGCTACGACACTATTAGTGTACCTCTTGTATATACTCAG GTAGTTACCATTGCCGTATACTCATACTTTATTACATCTGCCTTGGGCAGTCAGTGGGTCGACAACAAAATACACGTTTCTGGGGACGATCGTATTGTTAATATAGACCTTTATTTTCCTATATTCAGTACGCTAGAGTTCTTCTTTTATATGGGCTGGCTAAAAGTGGCCGAGTCTCTGATAAACCCCTTCGGTGAAGACGACGATGACTTCGAAGTGAACTGGTTGATAGACAGAGATTTGCAG GTTTCATACATGATTGTGGACGAAATGCACCACGAGCACCCGGAGCTGATCAAGGACCAGTATTGGGACGAGGTGTTCCCGTCCGAGCTGCCGTACACGCTGGCCACGGAGAACGCTCGCGAGGAGCACCCCGAGCCGTCGACGGCGCGCGTGGCCGTGCCGCCGCGCCAGCGCAGCATGGTCACCATCGCGCCCTCCGCAGTCAAGATGGACGAGATGGTCCCCTCGCACACCGTGAGTTACAAGTTCGCCCCGCCCGAG CAACTTCATATGAACGACGATGCCCAATCGGGTATCCACTTCATGGTCGGGTCCCGGGGTAGCAAGCGTGGGAAGAAGGAGGACAGGAACTCGATGGGTCTGGGCTCCAGCAACTCCATGGCGTCGCTGCAGCATACCCCCATCACGCGGACCAACTCGGTCACCTCCATGCTGAAGCGACTCTTCTCGAAGGAGGACCAGCGACAGACGCTGGTACCGAACCAAGTGCAGACCGACGGAG TGGGGCGGTTTACGATATCAGCCAGCAACCCGACGCTGAACAAGCCGGCGCCGGGCGGCGGCAGCATGAAGATCGCCAACGAGGTCATCGAGGAGGTGGACGAGCAGGCGACCATCACCAGCATGGCCAAACGGCCAGAGAACAG ACCGACAGCGCAGAGCGTGTTCGCACAGGGGCCGCCGCCCCCCAGCGAGCCGGTCGACGTGCCCTCCAGGAACTCCTACCTTAAAATCA ACGGGCAGCTGTCGTCGTCGGCGCCGACGCAGTGTGCGGCGCCGGCGAGCCCGGCCGCCACGCTGTCCACGCAGCCGTCCTTCGTGTCGGAGCCCGAGCCGCGCCTGCGCCTCGACAGCGACGTGGGGCCCTCGCTCAGCGCCGCCGGCAGTCAGACCTTAT TGGACGAGACGGACGGCGACGATGGCGACTCGTTCGACCGGCTGCGTGTGGCGCGCgaggcggcgcggcgcgacaaGTATCTGCAGAAGATGCTCGCGCGGTCCGTCAGCGCGCAGCAG ccagTTGGTAGTATAGAAATACTAGACAACGAAATTTTACTCGTCGAACTAATGGATGCGCAAGCAGCTCTAAACAGCCAGCAAGAAAACAAACACTCCATAGAGGAAACCACCTGA
- the LOC134662369 gene encoding bestrophin-2 isoform X3, whose amino-acid sequence MTVTYTGEVATCRGFGTFLKLLYRWRGSIYKLVWLDLLCFLLFYYILNLTYRLLLDEHSKRLFEGVVNYCSYHGNVIPLSFVLGFYVTVVMNRWWSQYTSIPWPDSIAVFVSATVHGQDERGRLMRRTIVRYVCLCLTMVLSMISPRVKKRFPTLDNFVEAGLLLENEKIIMENLNEKFPKPSKHWMPIVWAASIVTRARKEGRVRDDFAVKTILDELNKFRGQAGLLLSYDTISVPLVYTQVVTIAVYSYFITSALGSQWVDNKIHVSGDDRIVNIDLYFPIFSTLEFFFYMGWLKVAESLINPFGEDDDDFEVNWLIDRDLQVSYMIVDEMHHEHPELIKDQYWDEVFPSELPYTLATENAREEHPEPSTARVAVPPRQRSMVTIAPSAVKMDEMVPSHTVSYKFAPPEQLHMNDDAQSGIHFMVGSRGSKRGKKEDRNSMGLGSSNSMASLQHTPITRTNSVTSMLKRLFSKEDQRQTLVPNQVQTDGVGRFTISASNPTLNKPAPGGGSMKIANEVIEEVDEQATITSMAKRPENRPTAQSVFAQGPPPPSEPVDVPSRNSYLKINGQLSSSAPTQCAAPASPAATLSTQPSFVSEPEPRLRLDSDVGPSLSAAGSQTLLDETDGDDGDSFDRLRVAREAARRDKYLQKMLARSVSAQQLVV is encoded by the exons atGGAGAGGAAGCATTTACAAGTTGGTGTGGCTGGATCTCCTGTGTTTTCTACTTTTTTACTACATTTTAAATTTGACTTATCGTTTGCTGCTCGATGAGCATTCAAAAAG GCTATTCGAAGGCGTGGTGAACTACTGCAGCTACCACGGCAATGTGATCCCGTTGTCGTTTGTGCTGGGTTTCTACGTCACGGTGGTCATGAACCGCTGGTGGAGCCAGTACACCTCCATACCGTGGCCTGATTCCATCGCCGTGTTCGTCTCCGCCACCGTCCATGGACAG GACGAGCGCGGGCGGCTGATGCGCCGCACGATCGTGCGCTACGTGTGCCTCTGCCTCACCATGGTGCTCAGCATGATCTCACCCCGCGTCAAGAAACGGTTCCCCACGCTAGACAACTTCGTCGAGGCCGGCCTGCTCCTCGAAAATGAGAAGATCATCATGGAAAACCTTAACGAGAAATTTCCTAAGCCTTCAAAACATTG GATGCCCATAGTGTGGGCCGCCAGCATAGTGACGAGAGCCCGAAAAGAGGGCCGAGTACGGGATGACTTCGCCGTCAAAACTATTTTAGACGAACTCAACAAGTTCAGAGGACAGGCTGGATTATTGCTCAGCTACGACACTATTAGTGTACCTCTTGTATATACTCAG GTAGTTACCATTGCCGTATACTCATACTTTATTACATCTGCCTTGGGCAGTCAGTGGGTCGACAACAAAATACACGTTTCTGGGGACGATCGTATTGTTAATATAGACCTTTATTTTCCTATATTCAGTACGCTAGAGTTCTTCTTTTATATGGGCTGGCTAAAAGTGGCCGAGTCTCTGATAAACCCCTTCGGTGAAGACGACGATGACTTCGAAGTGAACTGGTTGATAGACAGAGATTTGCAG GTTTCATACATGATTGTGGACGAAATGCACCACGAGCACCCGGAGCTGATCAAGGACCAGTATTGGGACGAGGTGTTCCCGTCCGAGCTGCCGTACACGCTGGCCACGGAGAACGCTCGCGAGGAGCACCCCGAGCCGTCGACGGCGCGCGTGGCCGTGCCGCCGCGCCAGCGCAGCATGGTCACCATCGCGCCCTCCGCAGTCAAGATGGACGAGATGGTCCCCTCGCACACCGTGAGTTACAAGTTCGCCCCGCCCGAG CAACTTCATATGAACGACGATGCCCAATCGGGTATCCACTTCATGGTCGGGTCCCGGGGTAGCAAGCGTGGGAAGAAGGAGGACAGGAACTCGATGGGTCTGGGCTCCAGCAACTCCATGGCGTCGCTGCAGCATACCCCCATCACGCGGACCAACTCGGTCACCTCCATGCTGAAGCGACTCTTCTCGAAGGAGGACCAGCGACAGACGCTGGTACCGAACCAAGTGCAGACCGACGGAG TGGGGCGGTTTACGATATCAGCCAGCAACCCGACGCTGAACAAGCCGGCGCCGGGCGGCGGCAGCATGAAGATCGCCAACGAGGTCATCGAGGAGGTGGACGAGCAGGCGACCATCACCAGCATGGCCAAACGGCCAGAGAACAG ACCGACAGCGCAGAGCGTGTTCGCACAGGGGCCGCCGCCCCCCAGCGAGCCGGTCGACGTGCCCTCCAGGAACTCCTACCTTAAAATCA ACGGGCAGCTGTCGTCGTCGGCGCCGACGCAGTGTGCGGCGCCGGCGAGCCCGGCCGCCACGCTGTCCACGCAGCCGTCCTTCGTGTCGGAGCCCGAGCCGCGCCTGCGCCTCGACAGCGACGTGGGGCCCTCGCTCAGCGCCGCCGGCAGTCAGACCTTAT TGGACGAGACGGACGGCGACGATGGCGACTCGTTCGACCGGCTGCGTGTGGCGCGCgaggcggcgcggcgcgacaaGTATCTGCAGAAGATGCTCGCGCGGTCCGTCAGCGCGCAGCAG TTGGTAGTATAG
- the LOC134662882 gene encoding large ribosomal subunit protein eL39, which translates to MSAHKTFIIKRKLAKKLKQNRPIPQWVRMRTGNTIRYNAKRRHWRRTKLKL; encoded by the exons ATG TCAGCTCACAAAACATTTATTATCAAGCGCAAGCTTGCGAAAAAGCTTAAACAAAACAGGCCTATCCCACAATGGGTGAGAATGCGCACAGGAAACACTATTCG GTACAACGCTAAGAGGCGTCACTGGAGGAGGACGAAGCTGAAGCTGTAA
- the LOC134662370 gene encoding translation initiation factor IF-3, producing the protein MNSLIRLISFRPVLECRTLARLAADGKEIPKQKNIENRITLISPDNSVTITDLKNAQNLSQKRELKLVKIQDVDAKTRRPVYKLMTNAEYHSEELENRKQKQASRQNNVMKGEKLLTLSTKIGEHDLMTGVKKMLKLLEKQHQVRVVIAGDGGHETETTEKIYSVIEKGIKSVGKVVQKRNKGNSLRFQILPAKEASSQASDSVGPGSDDKDKGPL; encoded by the exons ATGAATTCATTAATAAGATTAATTAGTTTTAGGCCAGTTTTAGAATGTCGGACCTTAGCCAGGCTTGCAGCAGACGGCAAAGAAATACCTAAACAGAAGAACATTGAAAACAGGATAACGCTGATTAGCCCTGATAACTCTGTCACCATTACGGATCTGAAGAATGCGCAGAACCTTTCTCAAAAGCGAGAGTTGAAACTGGTTAAAATACAAGACGTGGATGCCAAAACTAGGCGGCCTGTGTACAA ATTGATGACTAATGCTGAATACCACAGTGAAGAACTAgaaaacagaaaacaaaaacAGGCATCTCGTCAAAACAATGTTATGAAAGGGGAGAAGTTACTCACACTTTCTACAAAAATTGGTGAACATGACCTTATGACAGGCGTCAAGAAGATGCTGAAGCTTTTAGAGAAACAGCACCAGGTCCGGGTGGTCATCGCTGGCGACGGTGGCCACGAAACTGAGACTaca GAAAAAATATACTCTGTCATTGAGAAAGGTATAAAATCTGTTGGGAAAGTGGTTcaaaaaagaaacaaaggcaACAGTCTGCGGTTTCAGATACTACCTGCAAAAGAGGCCAGTAGTCAAGCGAGTGACAGTGTGGGCCCCGGCTCTGATGACAAGGATAAGGGGCCGCTATGA
- the LOC134662883 gene encoding insulin-like growth factor I isoform X1: MLINCAVLLLTAWTLQPADAATAASVKLCGRKLSDIMSRVCHVYNSPSWGDPTVVEQPGMRRKRQAGIADQCCTFGCTWEQLNEYCAISSNSESALSELEAHMLETRGTEHKREAERQAAPETPPEVGGRSRGYGRRRGRCWCRRKRRTGQPRTLIGNMIRNQVNNRPEPVVGTVSPVLTWGRTLNTDLPSMERDRYNYIAVNS; the protein is encoded by the exons ATGCTTATCAACTGTGCGGTGCTTTTGCTGACGGCGTGGACACTGCAGCCCGCTGATGCCGCTACGGCCGCCAGCGTCAAGCTGTGCGGACGCAAGCTCAGTGACATTATGAGCAGGGTTTGCCACGTCTACAATAGCCCGTCCTGGGGTGACCCCACAG TAGTAGAGCAGCCGGGCATGCGTCGGAAGAGACAGGCCGGCATCGCGGACCAATGCTGCACCTTCGGGTGCACATGGGAGCAGCTCAACGAATACTGCGCGATCAGTTCTAA TTCGGAGTCGGCGTTGAGCGAGCTGGAGGCCCACATGCTGGAAACGCGAGGCACGGAGCACAAGCGCGAGGCGGAGCGGCAGGCCGCGCCGGAGACGCCGCCCGAGGTGGGAGGCCGAAGTCGCGGGTACGGGCGCAGGAGGGGCCGCTGTTGGTGCCGGCGCAAGCGGCGCACGGGCCAACCGCGTACTCTCATCGGTAACATG ATACGAAACCAAGTCAATAACAGACCAGAGCCCGTCGTGGGAACCGTGTCCCCAGTGCTGACGTGGGGCCGCACGCTCAACACCGACCTGCCCTCCATGGAGCGCGACCGCTACAACTACATCGCCGTCAACTCTTAA
- the LOC134662883 gene encoding insulin-like growth factor I isoform X2, translating to MLINCAVLLLTAWTLQPADAATAASVKLCGRKLSDIMSRVCHVYNSPSWGDPTVEQPGMRRKRQAGIADQCCTFGCTWEQLNEYCAISSNSESALSELEAHMLETRGTEHKREAERQAAPETPPEVGGRSRGYGRRRGRCWCRRKRRTGQPRTLIGNMIRNQVNNRPEPVVGTVSPVLTWGRTLNTDLPSMERDRYNYIAVNS from the exons ATGCTTATCAACTGTGCGGTGCTTTTGCTGACGGCGTGGACACTGCAGCCCGCTGATGCCGCTACGGCCGCCAGCGTCAAGCTGTGCGGACGCAAGCTCAGTGACATTATGAGCAGGGTTTGCCACGTCTACAATAGCCCGTCCTGGGGTGACCCCACAG TAGAGCAGCCGGGCATGCGTCGGAAGAGACAGGCCGGCATCGCGGACCAATGCTGCACCTTCGGGTGCACATGGGAGCAGCTCAACGAATACTGCGCGATCAGTTCTAA TTCGGAGTCGGCGTTGAGCGAGCTGGAGGCCCACATGCTGGAAACGCGAGGCACGGAGCACAAGCGCGAGGCGGAGCGGCAGGCCGCGCCGGAGACGCCGCCCGAGGTGGGAGGCCGAAGTCGCGGGTACGGGCGCAGGAGGGGCCGCTGTTGGTGCCGGCGCAAGCGGCGCACGGGCCAACCGCGTACTCTCATCGGTAACATG ATACGAAACCAAGTCAATAACAGACCAGAGCCCGTCGTGGGAACCGTGTCCCCAGTGCTGACGTGGGGCCGCACGCTCAACACCGACCTGCCCTCCATGGAGCGCGACCGCTACAACTACATCGCCGTCAACTCTTAA
- the LOC134662883 gene encoding insulin-like growth factor I isoform X3: MLINCAVLLLTAWTLQPADAATAASVKLCGRKLSDIMSRVCHVYNSPSWGDPTVVEQPGMRRKRQAGIADQCCTFGCTWEQLNEYCAISSNSESALSELEAHMLETRGTEHKREAERQAAPETPPEIRNQVNNRPEPVVGTVSPVLTWGRTLNTDLPSMERDRYNYIAVNS, encoded by the exons ATGCTTATCAACTGTGCGGTGCTTTTGCTGACGGCGTGGACACTGCAGCCCGCTGATGCCGCTACGGCCGCCAGCGTCAAGCTGTGCGGACGCAAGCTCAGTGACATTATGAGCAGGGTTTGCCACGTCTACAATAGCCCGTCCTGGGGTGACCCCACAG TAGTAGAGCAGCCGGGCATGCGTCGGAAGAGACAGGCCGGCATCGCGGACCAATGCTGCACCTTCGGGTGCACATGGGAGCAGCTCAACGAATACTGCGCGATCAGTTCTAA TTCGGAGTCGGCGTTGAGCGAGCTGGAGGCCCACATGCTGGAAACGCGAGGCACGGAGCACAAGCGCGAGGCGGAGCGGCAGGCCGCGCCGGAGACGCCGCCCGAG ATACGAAACCAAGTCAATAACAGACCAGAGCCCGTCGTGGGAACCGTGTCCCCAGTGCTGACGTGGGGCCGCACGCTCAACACCGACCTGCCCTCCATGGAGCGCGACCGCTACAACTACATCGCCGTCAACTCTTAA